Proteins from one Actinobacillus delphinicola genomic window:
- the aroC gene encoding chorismate synthase, which yields MAGNSIGQLFKLTTFGESHGIALGGVIDGMPPNFPLCEADIQVELDRRKPGNSPFTTARRETDAVQILSGVFEGKTTGTSIGLLIKNEDQRSKDYSDIQDKFRPGHGDFTYQKKYGIRDYRGGGRASARETAIRVAAGAIAKKYLREVLGIEIRGYLSQMGNIKAPQLPVNDFENWQYVNQNPFFAPDEKTAESYEFLIRELKKSGDSVGAKIQLVATGVPVGLGEPVFDRLDAELAYALMSINAVKAVEIGDGIDIVSQRGSQHRDEITQQGFLSNHAGGILAGITTGQPILASISLKPTSSIKIPGQTINLANENCEIVTKGRHDPCVGIRAVPIAEAMMAIVLMDHFLRYKAQCL from the coding sequence ATGGCAGGAAATAGTATCGGGCAGTTATTTAAACTCACAACCTTTGGCGAATCTCACGGCATCGCCCTCGGAGGAGTAATAGATGGAATGCCTCCTAATTTTCCGCTCTGTGAAGCGGATATCCAAGTTGAACTCGATCGCCGTAAACCTGGAAATTCTCCCTTTACGACAGCACGTCGAGAAACAGATGCGGTTCAGATCTTATCTGGTGTATTTGAAGGTAAAACAACAGGAACAAGTATCGGGCTTTTGATCAAAAATGAAGATCAACGCTCTAAAGACTATAGTGATATTCAAGATAAATTCCGTCCAGGTCATGGCGATTTTACCTATCAAAAGAAATACGGTATTCGTGATTATCGTGGTGGCGGTCGTGCTTCTGCACGTGAAACTGCAATTCGTGTTGCAGCTGGAGCCATTGCAAAAAAATATTTGCGCGAAGTTCTTGGAATTGAAATCCGTGGTTATTTAAGTCAGATGGGCAATATCAAAGCTCCACAACTCCCTGTTAATGATTTTGAAAATTGGCAATATGTCAATCAAAATCCTTTTTTTGCGCCTGATGAGAAAACCGCAGAATCTTACGAATTTTTAATCAGAGAACTAAAAAAATCTGGTGATTCGGTTGGTGCAAAAATTCAACTTGTCGCGACAGGCGTACCAGTTGGCTTAGGAGAACCAGTTTTCGATCGTTTAGATGCAGAACTTGCCTACGCATTAATGTCAATTAATGCTGTAAAAGCCGTTGAAATTGGTGACGGAATAGATATCGTTTCACAACGAGGATCTCAACATCGTGATGAAATAACCCAGCAAGGTTTTCTTTCCAACCATGCTGGTGGTATCTTAGCAGGAATCACTACTGGGCAACCTATTCTGGCAAGCATCTCACTAAAACCTACTTCTAGTATCAAAATTCCAGGACAGACAATTAATCTTGCGAATGAAAATTGCGAAATTGTCACCAAAGGAAGACACGATCCTTGCGTTGGTATCCGTGCTGTTCCAATTGCGGAAGCCATGATGGCAATTGTTTTAATGGATCATTTTTTACGTTATAAAGCACAATGCTTATAA
- the mepA gene encoding penicillin-insensitive murein endopeptidase: MGACFIFALAATSALASYSPAEWLNFKAPVAGKPNPIGNYTNGCLIGGEKVPFNGVGYQVVRQEKNRYYAHPEMLQYLQNLGKKLHAAHLPAMLISDVAMPAGGRFVDGHHSHQMGLDVDIWFRMGKLTAKEAYHSTGLANLMANPTTKKMTSDWTNQQETLLKLAASDPHVARIFVNPLIKVHLCQTVKGDRQWLHKIRPWYGHNSHFHVRLSCPKGAQYCHNQAAIPVGDGCDQSLYAWLKPKPKPTKPGKPKPVVIPPPPPLCQLLLDEQAKKIEQLKKNP; encoded by the coding sequence ATGGGGGCGTGTTTTATTTTCGCCCTTGCCGCAACTAGTGCGTTGGCATCATATTCGCCAGCTGAATGGCTTAATTTTAAAGCACCAGTAGCAGGAAAACCCAATCCAATCGGTAACTATACAAATGGTTGTTTAATTGGGGGAGAAAAAGTCCCATTTAATGGCGTAGGATATCAAGTCGTTCGCCAAGAAAAAAATCGCTATTACGCACACCCAGAAATGTTACAATATCTGCAAAACCTTGGTAAAAAACTTCATGCTGCCCATTTGCCTGCCATGTTAATTAGTGATGTCGCAATGCCAGCAGGAGGACGCTTTGTTGACGGGCATCATAGCCATCAAATGGGGCTAGATGTAGATATCTGGTTTAGGATGGGCAAATTGACTGCCAAAGAGGCTTATCACTCGACTGGACTCGCTAATTTAATGGCAAATCCAACGACAAAAAAAATGACATCAGATTGGACAAATCAACAAGAAACTTTACTCAAACTTGCTGCAAGTGATCCTCATGTTGCACGTATTTTTGTTAATCCTCTGATTAAAGTTCATCTTTGTCAGACCGTAAAAGGAGATCGTCAATGGCTACACAAAATCCGTCCATGGTATGGGCATAATTCTCATTTTCATGTACGTTTAAGTTGCCCTAAAGGCGCACAATATTGCCATAACCAAGCGGCAATCCCAGTTGGTGATGGTTGCGATCAAAGCCTTTATGCTTGGTTAAAACCGAAACCTAAACCAACTAAACCTGGAAAACCAAAACCTGTGGTAATTCCACCCCCACCGCCACTTTGTCAGTTATTACTTGATGAACAGGCAAAAAAAATTGAACAATTGAAGAAAAATCCTTAG
- a CDS encoding TSUP family transporter — MSFGIEIFIILFFVACFAGFLDAMAGGGGLITIPALFMAGLPPSMVLGTNKLQSTAGAFSASLYFYRSGMIELRDIKLVVLMSFVGGICGATLVQVIHADILKNLLPFLTFIIGLYFLFTPNIGQQPSRRRISYVTFAFSMSLTIGFYDGLFGAGSGSMLCLAFITLLGFSISKATAYAKVLNFASSFASLCCFIIGKEVYFPLGFTMLAGQLIGARLGAKLVVNRGQTFIRPLVVVMSFLLTLKIVYDQGWFNHLSHIL; from the coding sequence ATGTCATTTGGTATAGAAATTTTCATTATTTTATTCTTCGTCGCTTGCTTTGCAGGTTTTCTTGATGCAATGGCAGGCGGTGGCGGTCTTATTACTATTCCAGCATTATTTATGGCTGGACTTCCACCCTCAATGGTACTTGGTACGAATAAGCTCCAGTCAACTGCTGGCGCCTTCTCTGCTAGTTTATATTTTTACCGCTCTGGTATGATTGAATTACGTGATATTAAATTAGTCGTTCTCATGTCATTCGTCGGAGGTATCTGTGGTGCAACGCTGGTACAAGTTATTCATGCGGATATCCTTAAAAATTTACTCCCATTCCTAACTTTTATTATCGGGTTATATTTTCTATTTACCCCTAATATTGGTCAACAGCCTTCTCGTCGTCGCATATCCTATGTAACATTCGCATTTTCAATGAGTTTAACTATCGGATTTTATGACGGGCTATTTGGTGCGGGTTCTGGCTCAATGCTATGCCTTGCTTTTATTACCCTTCTTGGTTTTTCCATCTCTAAAGCAACGGCTTATGCGAAAGTCTTAAACTTTGCTTCCAGTTTCGCATCACTTTGTTGCTTTATTATCGGCAAAGAAGTGTATTTTCCACTCGGCTTTACAATGCTTGCTGGTCAATTAATCGGCGCACGTCTTGGTGCAAAATTAGTCGTTAATCGAGGTCAAACCTTTATCCGTCCGCTTGTAGTGGTAATGTCATTTCTCTTAACCTTAAAAATAGTTTATGATCAGGGTTGGTTTAATCACTTATCACACATTTTATAA
- the lpxM gene encoding lauroyl-Kdo(2)-lipid IV(A) myristoyltransferase (LpxM is lauroyl-Kdo(2)-lipid IV(A) myristoyltransferase, an enzyme characterized in Escherichia coli and involved in biosynthesis of the form of lipid A found in that species and some closely related species.), with translation MENQKNTRLTARVGYQPQWRWSFLLPQYWGVWVGVFCLLILGLIPFRLRDKFAAKLGIIIGNKAKKQRRRARVNLQQCFPDWTEQQREDVIDKMFIVVTQVMLGIGESAIFSKKHLRNRCELLGWENIQQARDEGKNIILMVPHGWAIDTAGILLRCFGLQGTAMYNPHRNPLVDWLWTGVRSRFGSMPHARQNGIKPFLKEVRSGEAGYYLPDEDHGEELSVYVDFFATYKATLPGLNKMAKFAKAVVIPMFPSYDAEKGKYIVDIRPALELTDEPEQAARAMNKIIEDFVTPRPEQYVWILRLLKTRKDGEDIYR, from the coding sequence ATGGAAAATCAAAAAAATACTCGTTTAACCGCGCGTGTAGGTTATCAACCACAATGGCGCTGGTCTTTTTTATTGCCCCAATATTGGGGCGTTTGGGTAGGCGTTTTTTGTTTACTTATTCTAGGGTTAATACCATTTCGTCTTCGTGATAAATTTGCGGCAAAACTTGGTATTATTATTGGAAACAAGGCAAAAAAACAGCGTCGCCGTGCTCGTGTAAATTTACAACAATGTTTTCCTGATTGGACTGAACAACAACGTGAAGACGTAATTGATAAAATGTTCATTGTCGTTACTCAAGTCATGTTGGGGATTGGTGAAAGTGCAATTTTCTCTAAAAAACATTTAAGAAATCGTTGTGAATTGCTTGGTTGGGAAAATATCCAACAAGCACGAGACGAGGGAAAAAATATTATTCTCATGGTGCCACATGGCTGGGCTATTGATACAGCAGGTATCCTACTTCGCTGTTTCGGTTTACAAGGAACCGCTATGTACAATCCACACCGTAATCCTTTAGTCGATTGGTTATGGACTGGAGTTCGTTCACGTTTTGGGAGTATGCCGCACGCACGCCAAAATGGTATTAAACCTTTCTTAAAAGAGGTTCGTAGCGGTGAGGCTGGTTATTATTTACCTGATGAAGATCACGGTGAGGAACTCAGTGTTTATGTGGATTTTTTTGCTACATATAAAGCCACACTACCTGGCTTAAATAAAATGGCAAAATTTGCTAAAGCGGTCGTTATTCCGATGTTTCCTAGTTACGATGCAGAAAAAGGAAAATATATCGTTGATATTCGTCCTGCATTAGAACTAACAGACGAACCAGAACAAGCTGCTCGTGCAATGAACAAAATTATTGAAGATTTTGTTACCCCACGTCCAGAACAGTACGTTTGGATATTACGTCTACTAAAAACACGCAAAGATGGTGAAGATATTTATCGTTAG
- the apt gene encoding adenine phosphoribosyltransferase: protein MNKLELIKSSIKSIPDYPKAGIVFRDITSLVETPEAFHACINIITEEFKNKGITKVIGTESRGFIFGAPVALALGLPFVLVRKPGKLPRETLAQSYELEYGQDTLEIHTDSIVEGDNVLIIDDLLATGGTVDATVKLVRALKGDVKHAAFIINLPELGGEQRLKEMGVTPFCLVDFAGH from the coding sequence ATGAACAAATTAGAATTGATTAAATCATCAATTAAATCTATTCCTGATTATCCGAAAGCAGGGATCGTTTTCCGTGATATCACAAGCTTAGTAGAAACGCCAGAAGCTTTCCATGCTTGTATTAATATCATTACTGAAGAATTTAAAAATAAAGGGATTACCAAAGTAATCGGTACTGAAAGTCGTGGTTTTATCTTCGGTGCGCCTGTTGCCTTAGCGCTTGGTTTACCATTCGTATTAGTACGCAAACCAGGTAAATTACCACGTGAAACCCTCGCTCAATCTTATGAGTTAGAATACGGTCAAGATACCTTAGAAATCCATACCGATTCTATTGTAGAAGGTGATAATGTTCTCATTATTGATGATCTTCTCGCAACAGGCGGTACTGTCGATGCAACCGTTAAATTAGTTCGTGCTTTAAAAGGTGATGTAAAACATGCCGCTTTCATCATTAACTTACCAGAACTTGGTGGCGAACAACGTCTTAAAGAAATGGGCGTAACACCATTCTGTTTAGTTGATTTTGCAGGACACTAA
- the dnaX gene encoding DNA polymerase III subunit gamma/tau, whose amino-acid sequence MSYQVLARKYRPKTFSEVVGQKHVLTALSNGLKDNRLHHAYLFSGTRGVGKTSIARLFAKGLNCENGVTAEPCGHCENCVAIENGHFIDLIEIDAASRTKVEDTRELLDNVQYKPTQGRYKVYLIDEVHMLSRHSFNALLKTLEEPPEYVKFLLATTDPQKLPITILSRCMQFNLKALQPDEISQHLQHVLTAEEIPYEVLALDDLAIAAQGSIRDSLSLTDQAIAIGDGKVTHAIVKDMLGLLDDNQPLAIISALQAGNGEDLMHAIQEASNNGVDWLALISAVIEHLHKIAILQFLPTTAEESQRIAFLAKNIAPQDVQFFYQILLQGKDEIKNATNQRMAVEMLFLRALAFHPKFSQVDFYENIQFNHIPQTQQATPVQQVAPVQAPLSKPRQVASPAETTVSRPSHTKTNTVTENPLSSLQMMNRLNQLASEQKKKPQPHSNSVSKQATTELSAFRRSLNEAQNSAIQPRTSTSVPNKPSTMVPQYQQETVEVEKPIQAEDYRWQWINPEMAEDLSGTTKLSDIKQALARRITPALQKRVIQEVTQRDNWANIIEEMGIQGFIKEMALSTAKVAENDENIQLIIRPEKSYLKEKYFTALQQAVRDFYKKDISLTVTESSDAQWVTPSEYRTKIYDELCEQARQNLHNDTKLATLLSEFDATLITDSICPV is encoded by the coding sequence ATGAGTTATCAAGTTTTAGCAAGAAAATATCGTCCAAAGACTTTTTCTGAAGTAGTGGGTCAAAAGCATGTTCTCACTGCCCTTTCTAATGGCTTAAAAGATAACCGTTTACATCATGCTTATTTATTTTCTGGCACTCGAGGCGTCGGCAAAACTTCCATTGCACGCCTCTTTGCTAAAGGTCTTAATTGCGAAAATGGTGTCACTGCTGAGCCTTGCGGTCATTGTGAAAACTGCGTTGCGATTGAGAATGGACATTTTATTGATCTTATTGAAATCGATGCGGCATCTCGTACCAAAGTCGAAGATACCCGTGAGTTACTTGATAATGTTCAATATAAGCCCACTCAAGGTCGTTATAAAGTTTATCTCATCGATGAAGTCCATATGCTTTCTCGCCATTCTTTCAACGCTTTGCTTAAAACATTGGAAGAACCACCTGAATACGTTAAGTTCCTACTAGCAACGACTGACCCACAAAAATTACCTATTACGATTTTATCACGTTGTATGCAGTTTAATCTTAAAGCCTTACAACCTGATGAAATTAGCCAGCATTTACAACATGTATTAACTGCTGAAGAAATTCCTTATGAAGTTTTAGCACTAGACGATCTCGCTATTGCAGCCCAAGGAAGTATCCGAGATAGTTTAAGCCTTACCGATCAAGCAATTGCTATTGGTGATGGTAAAGTCACACATGCTATTGTCAAAGATATGCTTGGTTTACTTGATGATAATCAGCCTCTCGCCATTATTTCAGCTCTCCAAGCAGGTAACGGCGAAGATCTTATGCATGCAATTCAAGAAGCAAGTAACAATGGTGTAGATTGGCTTGCGCTTATCTCGGCGGTTATTGAACATCTACATAAAATTGCGATTTTACAATTTCTTCCAACAACGGCGGAAGAATCACAGCGTATTGCATTCTTAGCTAAAAATATTGCTCCGCAAGATGTCCAATTCTTTTACCAAATTTTATTACAAGGCAAAGATGAAATTAAGAACGCTACTAATCAGCGCATGGCAGTAGAAATGCTCTTTTTAAGAGCATTGGCCTTTCATCCTAAATTTAGCCAAGTTGACTTTTATGAGAATATTCAATTTAACCATATTCCTCAAACACAACAGGCTACTCCCGTACAACAAGTTGCGCCAGTCCAAGCGCCCCTATCGAAGCCTAGACAGGTAGCATCTCCAGCGGAAACTACTGTATCAAGACCAAGCCATACCAAAACTAATACAGTGACTGAAAATCCTTTGTCATCATTACAAATGATGAATAGGCTAAATCAGCTTGCTAGCGAGCAAAAAAAAAAGCCACAGCCCCATAGTAACTCGGTAAGCAAACAAGCTACAACTGAATTATCGGCATTTCGCCGTTCATTGAATGAAGCACAAAACAGTGCCATTCAACCGAGAACTAGCACTTCAGTTCCGAATAAACCATCAACGATGGTTCCTCAATATCAGCAAGAAACAGTTGAAGTTGAAAAGCCAATTCAAGCTGAAGATTATCGCTGGCAGTGGATTAATCCAGAAATGGCGGAAGATCTTTCAGGAACAACAAAGCTTTCTGATATTAAGCAAGCCTTAGCACGTCGCATTACCCCTGCACTACAAAAACGAGTTATTCAAGAAGTAACGCAACGTGATAATTGGGCAAATATCATTGAAGAAATGGGGATCCAAGGATTTATAAAAGAGATGGCATTAAGTACTGCTAAGGTTGCTGAAAATGATGAAAATATTCAATTAATCATCCGTCCAGAAAAATCCTATTTGAAAGAAAAGTACTTTACTGCTCTTCAACAAGCGGTTCGAGATTTCTATAAAAAGGATATCTCACTTACTGTTACAGAAAGCAGTGATGCACAATGGGTAACGCCAAGTGAATATCGCACTAAAATTTATGATGAATTATGCGAACAGGCACGTCAAAACTTACACAACGATACTAAGTTAGCAACTTTACTTTCCGAGTTTGATGCAACGCTCATTACCGATAGTATTTGTCCAGTCTAA
- the rpiA gene encoding ribose-5-phosphate isomerase RpiA, with protein sequence MSQLAMKKMAAEAALAYVKDDSIIGVGSGSTVNCFIEALATIKHKIKGAVAASKASEQLLRKQGIEVFSANDVTELDIYVDGADEINPQKMMIKGGGAALTREKIVAALAKTFICIVDQSKQVDVLGSTFSLPIEVIPMARSQVARQLVGLGGFPIYREGVVTDNGNVILDIANFTILEPMAMEQALNNIAGVVTNGIFALRGADIVIVGTPEGIKTL encoded by the coding sequence ATGAGTCAATTAGCAATGAAAAAAATGGCAGCGGAAGCCGCATTGGCTTATGTAAAAGATGATTCTATTATCGGTGTAGGAAGTGGCTCTACTGTAAATTGTTTTATTGAGGCATTGGCAACAATTAAACACAAAATAAAAGGTGCCGTGGCAGCATCTAAGGCTTCCGAACAATTATTAAGAAAGCAAGGCATTGAAGTTTTTTCAGCAAATGATGTAACAGAACTAGATATTTATGTCGATGGTGCTGATGAAATTAATCCTCAGAAAATGATGATTAAAGGTGGCGGTGCAGCACTAACTCGTGAAAAAATCGTTGCTGCTTTAGCAAAAACTTTTATTTGCATTGTTGATCAAAGTAAACAAGTTGATGTATTAGGATCAACCTTTTCTTTACCTATTGAGGTTATTCCAATGGCACGATCACAGGTAGCGCGTCAGCTTGTTGGATTAGGTGGTTTTCCTATTTATCGTGAGGGGGTAGTAACGGATAATGGCAATGTGATTTTAGATATTGCTAACTTTACTATTTTAGAACCGATGGCAATGGAGCAAGCGCTTAATAATATTGCGGGTGTCGTGACTAATGGGATTTTTGCTTTGCGTGGTGCAGACATTGTTATTGTCGGTACGCCAGAAGGTATCAAAACACTGTAA
- the rbsD gene encoding D-ribose pyranase: MKKIALLNGRLSYEIACLGHGDSLTICDAGLPISKDTTRIDLALSAGIPSFLQTLEAVGSEMFIERAVLAVEIKTQNPALYATIIEWLEKMSEQQNNQIKIDHVLHDSFKKLANQSKGIVRTGEFTPFANIILYSGVPF, from the coding sequence ATGAAAAAAATTGCATTATTAAATGGAAGACTTTCCTATGAAATTGCCTGCTTAGGGCATGGCGATAGCTTAACTATTTGCGATGCGGGTTTACCTATCAGCAAAGACACTACACGCATTGATCTCGCTTTAAGCGCAGGCATTCCTAGTTTTTTACAAACACTTGAAGCAGTAGGTTCCGAAATGTTTATTGAACGTGCGGTGCTTGCAGTAGAAATCAAAACGCAAAATCCTGCTCTTTATGCCACCATTATTGAATGGCTAGAGAAAATGTCTGAACAACAAAATAATCAAATCAAAATTGACCATGTTCTTCATGATAGCTTTAAAAAACTTGCTAATCAAAGTAAAGGGATTGTAAGAACGGGAGAATTTACACCATTTGCAAATATTATCTTATATTCAGGTGTACCATTCTAA